The following nucleotide sequence is from Plectropomus leopardus isolate mb unplaced genomic scaffold, YSFRI_Pleo_2.0 unplaced_scaffold27300, whole genome shotgun sequence.
ATATTGCAGGCCCATTGTATGGATTCCATAAGAGCTAGCAGGTAGAGTACTTCTGCTTGGTATTCATAATTAACATTTAGCAGGCTAATTTTCCTCGGAAATGTTATTCTGCAGCGCAaacctggagaaaaaaacaacacggtTGCTAGGCGACCACAAGAGCAACGCGGTGATTCTCGTTGGATTTTCAGTTGCCATTACATGAACTGTCATGCGGTCACAGGTGCGCTGCGTTTCTAGACTTGCTTTGCTTTCTTCACCAGCTCCGCACGCGTCTCAGCCAACCAGAACAAAGAGCAGGCCCCTTAGATTCCCGGCCCCGCCCATCTGGAGCTCTAATTGGCTGGAGCGTGAATCAATTTCCCCAATCCGCTACTCTCTCTGAATAAATGCTTGTTGGAAATCTGCCCTCCCACTGATATCTATGTAATGCTCGACGTAGTGTTATTCACTGATCACACTCAGGGGCTGCATTTAAGCCTTGGGACAGTTGGGGAGAGGAGGCAGATGCTGATGCAGGTCTAAAGGCagggattaaaaaataaataaaataaaataataacatcatgAGTATGAACTACGCGTCCGCGGCACCCACGCAGAGGTCGACGTCGTTTTTCATTGAGGACATCTTATTGCACAAACCCAAGCCGCTAAGAGAGGTCATCCCCTCGCCGTTCTGTAGCTCCCTGGCCTCCCGGATGCCCATCCTGGAGTATGGATACCCACTGATGCCAACCCCGATACTGGCGCCGCACTCACACCATCCTCTCCACAAGCCGGAGCATCACCAGTACTTCTTCACTTCTGGTAAGCAAGAGAGTCTGAGAGGCCTTCAGCAACAAGGAAACTTCTGTCAGATGTACAGTTTGAACTGGACAAAAAGTAGCCAtgcataaaatatgaaattgtgGATTTACACAACTTTATAAATAAGTATGGGGATGCAACAACCTTTGCAGAGATCGTTGAAATGTGTTCCATCACTTATAAAATACAGGTGGAAATTGAAAGTTAGTTGATCTCTCATGTTCAGTGGCTGAGCAGCTCAAGAAATAACAGCAACTAGCAGTTTATTCAGTTAGGTCAGtcaattgttgtttttatttatttatttgtttatttcaggaCAACTGAGTTCTAAAAAATTTCAACTTTGACTTATTTTCATCTTAATTCATGACCAGCGTTTGAAATTCTGTAgctctgattattttttaaataatctgaaaaaaaaatcatgtcggTAAATAGTCATCACTTAACTATAAATGCCTATTGATTTCGTTGGCGTGGACATAGTTTCTCAGAcaaatttatgttttacttgtaatttattgtttacttgttttttgcttccatttttatCTATCCATTCGTTTAttgaatttgtttgatttttcctttttttttttcttttttgtttttgtaaagttaGAATTTCTAACCAGTGCCTCCTGCCACCTGTAGGGATGCAGATGCCGGCCTTGTTCCAGCACCACGCGGAGTTACCGGGGAAGCACTGCAGACGCAGGAAGGCGCGGACGGTTTTTTCTGACTCGCAGCTGTCTGGTCTGGAGAAGAGGTTTGAAATCCAGCGGTACCTGTCCACGCCGGAGAGAGTAGAGCTGGCCACGGCGCTCAGCCTCTCAGAGactcaggtacacacacactcacaagcacacacataaacaaacccAATAGAAAACACCAGTTGAGGAAGGAGATGCACTGATGCTGTGTGCGTTTCTGAATGTTGTTCCTTTGtttagtctttttcttttctctattaTACCCCAAAGAGATTGGCTATcgaaacagcaacaacaacaacaacaatacacacacacacacacacacacacgcgcgcatatatatatatcaataaatGGCTAAAACAATATTTAGTCTCGGCTATAAATATACAACAGAACATGAAGACAGAAATGCAACAAGTGAATATATGGACTGTATAGAGCAATGAATTGGACataaattttgctgttttatatgTGAAAAATTGTTGTTTCTGTATAACTCAGTGTAATGTCATAATATACACAAAGTACATCAAAGAAACAGCTGATGATTTAAATTCTACAGGTTATTCTGCAACTAAATAGCCAATAAAGTGaatttaataatgaataaataatctaTATTCGACAGGGCATCTCATTCTGTCATTTAGGCTgttgaaataa
It contains:
- the LOC121937732 gene encoding brain-specific homeobox protein homolog, giving the protein MSMNYASAAPTQRSTSFFIEDILLHKPKPLREVIPSPFCSSLASRMPILEYGYPLMPTPILAPHSHHPLHKPEHHQYFFTSGMQMPALFQHHAELPGKHCRRRKARTVFSDSQLSGLEKRFEIQRYLSTPERVELATALSLSETQVKTWFQNRRMKHKKQLRKAQDERKTPGELERSAENSSESELNDKNAEELKHGLEADSYMLEENDDDVDIEDDICSPDHLL